A genomic segment from Tuwongella immobilis encodes:
- the cas7g gene encoding type I-G CRISPR-associated RAMP protein Csb1/Cas7g has protein sequence MSNVLNYTTLKSCVAGSDAAFRLTLELEAISPKVFPPTYEGGKYATEERILNGVKIPCVLLDSVPSQANRMELALQEAIDGGLIEFPLVSVDFSAVDNPGVPKVTSLQAPHRIVDAILRDSTYGDGKTPVKFRESQIGKELDRLSTGYATPLLTYSPHSLVFGMWDSTGPRGGLGVKFARAVVSEIIGINAVPGVTTASRIDPLNIRVQAGKLYRTKDGWSLDPNDAIKEKSKPVLLGKDGKPSEANHGNVTPSISDGSFTIDSAEQTTVLSLPALRRLRFPAKPGEKSSPESDIAARSYLAALGLLGATLAVESGYDLRSRCLLHAKNEVVWQLVGKPGAAAKPFTLDKESAIKLYQDALQAVQKAKLPIHLEEIVLKPTADLVELVKKSMELAAAEAGEGE, from the coding sequence ATGTCTAACGTTCTCAACTACACCACACTAAAATCATGCGTCGCTGGCAGCGATGCCGCATTCCGGCTCACACTCGAACTCGAAGCGATCAGTCCGAAGGTCTTTCCACCGACTTACGAAGGGGGGAAGTATGCCACCGAAGAACGCATCCTCAACGGAGTGAAAATCCCCTGTGTCCTGCTCGACAGCGTGCCGAGCCAGGCGAACCGAATGGAACTGGCACTGCAAGAAGCCATTGATGGCGGGTTGATCGAATTCCCGCTGGTAAGCGTCGATTTCTCAGCAGTGGACAATCCCGGTGTGCCGAAAGTGACATCGCTGCAAGCCCCGCACCGCATTGTGGATGCGATTCTGCGCGACAGCACCTACGGCGACGGCAAGACGCCGGTGAAGTTCCGCGAATCGCAGATCGGCAAGGAACTCGATCGCCTCTCAACCGGCTACGCTACCCCCTTGTTGACGTATTCTCCGCATTCACTCGTCTTCGGCATGTGGGATAGCACCGGCCCGCGTGGCGGATTGGGGGTGAAATTCGCCCGTGCAGTGGTGAGCGAGATCATCGGCATCAACGCAGTTCCAGGTGTCACAACAGCCAGCCGAATCGATCCACTCAACATTCGTGTTCAAGCCGGCAAACTGTACCGCACCAAAGATGGTTGGTCGCTCGATCCGAATGATGCCATCAAGGAAAAGAGCAAGCCGGTGCTGCTGGGCAAGGATGGTAAGCCTTCCGAAGCGAATCACGGCAACGTGACACCATCCATCTCCGATGGCAGCTTCACCATCGATTCTGCGGAGCAAACGACTGTGCTATCGCTTCCCGCGCTCCGTCGGCTCCGCTTCCCGGCGAAGCCCGGTGAGAAATCATCGCCCGAAAGCGACATCGCCGCACGGTCGTATCTCGCAGCATTGGGATTGCTCGGTGCCACGCTTGCAGTCGAAAGCGGGTACGATCTCCGCAGTCGTTGCCTGCTCCATGCGAAAAATGAAGTGGTCTGGCAACTCGTCGGCAAGCCCGGAGCCGCAGCCAAACCGTTCACACTGGACAAAGAATCGGCGATCAAACTCTACCAGGATGCACTTCAAGCAGTCCAGAAGGCGAAACTTCCCATTCATCTCGAAGAAATCGTGCTGAAGCCGACCGCAGACCTTGTGGAGCTGGTGAAGAAGAGCATGGAACTGGCGGCGGCGGAAGCTGGGGAGGGGGAATAA
- the csb2 gene encoding type I-G CRISPR-associated protein Csb2 → MFALGVELLMKRAVITRWDDREAAEWPPHPDRVFMALVAAWGETGEDAEQRNALEWLEQLSAPKLCMPLDASERTIFTSYVPVNDDCSPMGKKGPFGPMGTLPIGRNRQGRTFPAVVPSEPTFYLRWDDDLPANHRPALEQLCALVTYLGHSATPVQIWIAEDPPEPTLEPSDHPSECWLRTFGPGRTEYLKNRYDAGLRPQPARWQGYSQPKPSPGTPAFNGPFDPGLIVIRQIGGRKFGLESCGIVADALRKTLMQRHGDPVPEWLSGHSAEGVSKENRPAYLPLAFVGHEHADGHILGVAIALPTGFQHADRFLDLLTRHDNSKYKHLPYLDLGITNPHFAGAMIGKLELELDDRPDRSRAVSLRAGIWSSTSRIWRTVTPIALPKFPKKSLPREELIAEACLQSGYPEPESIRVSMAPLLQGVPHVQSFHTLRKSNVPPRPLVHAEIQFPVPVRGPIVIGGGRYSGYGFCWPIT, encoded by the coding sequence ATGTTCGCCCTCGGTGTTGAACTGTTGATGAAGCGGGCCGTCATCACCCGTTGGGACGACCGTGAAGCTGCGGAGTGGCCCCCGCACCCGGATCGCGTCTTCATGGCGCTCGTGGCCGCGTGGGGAGAAACCGGCGAGGATGCAGAACAACGGAATGCATTGGAATGGTTGGAGCAACTTTCAGCGCCGAAACTCTGCATGCCGTTGGATGCCTCCGAACGCACCATCTTTACGAGCTATGTTCCGGTAAATGATGACTGTAGCCCGATGGGGAAGAAGGGACCGTTCGGCCCGATGGGAACGCTGCCCATTGGTCGGAACCGTCAGGGTCGGACATTCCCCGCAGTGGTTCCGTCGGAACCGACGTTCTATCTCCGTTGGGATGACGATCTCCCCGCGAACCACCGCCCTGCTTTGGAGCAGCTTTGTGCTCTGGTGACGTATCTGGGCCACTCCGCGACGCCGGTGCAAATCTGGATCGCGGAGGATCCACCAGAACCGACATTGGAACCCTCGGATCATCCGAGTGAGTGTTGGCTTCGCACATTCGGGCCGGGGCGGACGGAGTATTTGAAGAACCGATACGACGCGGGGCTGCGACCACAACCAGCGCGATGGCAAGGCTACTCGCAGCCAAAACCATCGCCGGGTACACCAGCTTTCAATGGCCCGTTCGATCCTGGTCTGATCGTGATTCGGCAAATCGGCGGGCGAAAGTTTGGCTTAGAATCGTGCGGGATCGTGGCAGATGCACTGCGGAAAACCTTGATGCAACGGCACGGTGATCCCGTTCCCGAATGGCTCAGCGGGCACTCTGCTGAAGGTGTGAGCAAGGAGAATCGGCCCGCTTACTTGCCGTTGGCGTTCGTGGGTCACGAACATGCGGATGGCCATATCCTGGGCGTGGCGATTGCCTTACCGACCGGATTCCAACACGCGGATCGGTTCTTGGACTTGCTGACGCGGCACGATAATTCCAAATACAAGCACCTGCCGTATCTCGACCTTGGCATCACGAATCCGCATTTTGCGGGTGCGATGATTGGTAAATTGGAACTGGAACTCGACGACCGCCCCGACCGGAGCCGCGCGGTTTCGCTGAGGGCAGGAATCTGGAGCAGCACGAGTCGCATCTGGCGTACCGTCACACCGATTGCGTTGCCGAAATTCCCCAAGAAAAGTTTACCGCGAGAAGAACTGATCGCAGAAGCCTGCCTCCAATCGGGGTATCCCGAACCGGAGTCGATCCGCGTCAGCATGGCTCCGCTGCTGCAAGGTGTGCCGCACGTGCAATCGTTTCACACGCTTCGCAAATCAAATGTTCCACCACGACCGCTTGTTCACGCGGAGATTCAATTCCCAGTTCCCGTTCGCGGCCCCATCGTCATCGGTGGGGGGCGATACTCCGGCTATGGCTTTTGCTGGCCTATTACTTGA
- the cas3g gene encoding type I-G CRISPR-associated helicase/endonuclease Cas3g, which produces MNFDAYYQALHGYAPFPWQSRLAKQASEGNWPDVIALPTSAGKTATIDVAVFVLAIGAKNAARRIFFVVDRRIVVDQAYRYADELANKLKNATSGILKQTADALRKIAQDERPLDVYALRGGMYRESAWARSPLQPTILTTTVDQVGSRLLFRGYGVSDSMKPVHAGLVGTDSLILLDEAHCSKPFEQTVRAVQNYQTWTAEQSSLRFVSMTATPTVTEANLIRDEPEDQRHPILGKRIQANKPTTLVVAEKAKGKNFTTDLVKELKKQAEALAVDGGCVGIMVNRVRTARELAKALGDDAVLLTGRMRPLDRDRLFDDKLQSLLTNAEGTPPKFVIGTQCLEVGADFDFHALVSECASLDALRQRFGRLNRGANRPEAKAAIVIRGDQTDDTSDDPIYGESLANTWKWLKSKSENDVFDFGIAAVRSALEGVDVTSLNAPSVNAPVLFPAHLDCWVQTHPIPAPDPDPALFLHGPKFGPPDVQVVLRSNLGKDWKNWAEIVSLCPPSSSEAVPVRLSDLKRWIAGESLPNSSSDIEGESDESEEPEKKSHRRALRWQGKAKSIVVDTPKLIHASAVYVIPISEDARELGDFPYGLTDYAEEAFQRSCDKAVLYIEKTIDKEADDFDDQLTEAILARITPAPTPEWLTRAVNALQNPRHRLEEKHPLGGWVVTSKRRLHQFDPEFLDDDDSSYSPGNLVSLVDHSQGVAEYARRFATGCGLDAELYSLAGLYHDLGKLDPRFQKLLKGYAGGLQLAKSGSFARRDWSIHQYPNGARHELLSAAVLAQHTSEELLLHLVATHHGSARPFANPVSENDASSQFDLNLFELKQHGLSAKQEVAKWNGELPERFWRIVRKFGWWGSAYREAVFRLADHAQSAAEQENGWKASTTVQPSPLGAFVAAPKLSSLPLIGLDGANPLGFLAALGTLVVMNQIRQTDKAPNWLAGPVLLSWGANGSIQTPVLHLASNPPEGKEFSEFLASHLARTPAEPHAAGWVVEMLSVKDEALVEMIRNRCQFRTRTDRGFLDWVSALTCESAPAATSPVQTVRRDYLPDNLRSIMQRTNGTHLYRSLFQIWDFADALDNQSLHWEPSEDRRHAYQWNQPSGDPTRKRRGGMLGANRLALEAWPFFPLFPVREKATTRGFQGTRANDITWTWPLWSSPLSIDSIASLLSLDFTEQQSESADAMLGSKYAMLGIATRFQTRRILVGKTPNLTAAIAVG; this is translated from the coding sequence ATGAACTTCGACGCGTATTACCAAGCACTTCATGGATATGCGCCATTCCCGTGGCAGAGCCGATTGGCGAAGCAGGCGTCTGAGGGAAATTGGCCGGATGTCATTGCACTCCCCACGTCGGCAGGCAAAACAGCCACCATTGATGTGGCTGTGTTCGTCCTCGCAATCGGCGCCAAGAATGCCGCTCGGCGCATTTTCTTCGTAGTCGACCGGCGGATCGTCGTCGATCAAGCCTATCGCTACGCGGATGAATTGGCGAACAAGTTGAAGAACGCCACATCGGGTATTTTGAAACAAACCGCCGATGCGTTGCGGAAAATCGCCCAAGATGAGCGTCCGCTGGATGTCTACGCCCTGCGAGGCGGCATGTACCGCGAATCCGCCTGGGCACGGTCGCCGCTGCAGCCAACGATTCTCACCACCACCGTGGATCAAGTTGGCTCGCGGCTACTGTTCCGTGGCTATGGCGTTTCGGATTCAATGAAACCGGTGCATGCCGGATTAGTGGGCACAGATTCGCTCATCCTCCTGGATGAAGCCCATTGCTCGAAGCCGTTCGAGCAAACGGTCCGGGCTGTGCAGAATTATCAGACCTGGACAGCAGAACAAAGTTCGCTGCGGTTCGTATCGATGACAGCGACTCCGACGGTAACCGAAGCGAACCTCATTCGGGATGAACCGGAAGATCAGAGGCACCCCATCCTGGGCAAACGCATCCAAGCGAACAAACCGACAACGCTCGTCGTTGCCGAAAAAGCGAAAGGGAAGAATTTCACCACGGATCTTGTGAAGGAGCTGAAGAAGCAAGCGGAGGCGTTGGCGGTAGACGGTGGTTGCGTTGGCATCATGGTGAATCGTGTACGCACGGCGCGAGAACTGGCGAAAGCCCTTGGCGATGATGCCGTGTTGCTCACAGGACGGATGCGCCCGCTCGACCGCGACCGGCTATTTGACGACAAATTGCAATCGCTCCTGACCAACGCCGAAGGGACACCGCCGAAGTTTGTCATCGGCACGCAATGCCTCGAAGTTGGGGCCGACTTCGATTTTCATGCGTTGGTGTCCGAGTGCGCCAGCCTCGATGCGCTCCGGCAACGTTTCGGTCGGCTCAATCGCGGAGCCAATCGCCCGGAAGCGAAAGCGGCAATCGTCATTCGCGGCGATCAGACCGACGACACATCCGACGATCCCATTTACGGCGAGAGCCTGGCGAATACCTGGAAGTGGCTGAAATCCAAGAGCGAAAACGATGTGTTCGATTTCGGTATTGCGGCGGTTCGCTCCGCTCTCGAGGGGGTGGATGTCACCTCGTTGAATGCGCCGTCGGTGAATGCCCCCGTATTGTTCCCCGCGCATCTGGATTGTTGGGTGCAAACGCATCCGATCCCCGCACCAGATCCCGACCCGGCGTTGTTCCTTCATGGCCCGAAGTTTGGCCCGCCGGATGTGCAAGTCGTTCTCCGTTCCAATCTCGGCAAGGATTGGAAGAATTGGGCTGAGATCGTGTCCCTTTGCCCGCCTTCTTCCTCGGAAGCGGTGCCCGTGCGACTCTCCGATCTGAAACGGTGGATTGCGGGGGAAAGCCTGCCGAATTCGTCATCGGACATTGAAGGGGAATCCGACGAGAGTGAAGAACCCGAGAAGAAATCGCACCGCCGCGCCCTTCGATGGCAAGGAAAAGCGAAATCGATTGTCGTGGATACTCCCAAACTCATCCACGCCTCTGCTGTCTATGTCATTCCCATTTCGGAAGATGCACGCGAACTCGGCGACTTCCCCTATGGCCTGACAGACTACGCCGAGGAAGCCTTCCAACGATCCTGCGACAAGGCCGTTCTGTACATCGAAAAAACCATTGACAAAGAAGCGGACGACTTCGACGACCAACTCACGGAAGCGATTCTTGCCCGCATCACTCCCGCTCCCACACCGGAGTGGCTCACCCGAGCCGTGAACGCACTGCAAAATCCCAGGCATCGCTTGGAAGAAAAGCACCCTCTCGGCGGGTGGGTCGTCACCAGCAAACGGCGATTGCACCAGTTCGATCCGGAATTTCTCGATGACGACGATTCGTCTTATTCCCCCGGAAATCTGGTGTCGTTGGTCGATCACTCACAAGGCGTTGCGGAATATGCTCGACGCTTTGCGACAGGTTGCGGATTAGATGCGGAGCTTTATTCCCTCGCCGGACTGTATCACGATCTCGGCAAACTCGATCCGCGGTTCCAGAAGTTGCTCAAGGGATACGCCGGCGGCTTGCAATTGGCAAAATCGGGATCGTTCGCACGGCGGGATTGGTCCATTCACCAATACCCGAATGGCGCACGGCATGAGTTGCTTTCGGCAGCGGTGTTGGCTCAGCACACTTCCGAAGAACTGCTCTTGCACCTGGTTGCCACCCATCACGGCTCTGCTCGCCCCTTTGCCAATCCGGTGTCCGAGAACGACGCGTCGAGCCAGTTCGATCTCAACTTGTTCGAGTTAAAACAGCACGGACTCTCCGCGAAGCAGGAAGTCGCCAAATGGAACGGAGAATTACCGGAACGCTTCTGGCGAATCGTCCGCAAGTTCGGCTGGTGGGGTTCCGCTTATCGGGAAGCAGTCTTCCGATTGGCCGACCATGCGCAAAGTGCAGCAGAACAGGAGAACGGTTGGAAGGCCTCAACGACCGTACAACCGTCGCCTCTTGGTGCGTTCGTAGCCGCACCCAAATTGTCCTCTTTGCCGCTCATCGGATTGGATGGCGCCAACCCGTTGGGATTCCTCGCGGCACTCGGAACGCTGGTCGTCATGAATCAAATTCGCCAGACCGACAAAGCACCGAATTGGTTGGCGGGGCCTGTATTGCTTTCGTGGGGTGCGAACGGTTCCATTCAAACACCCGTCTTGCACCTCGCGTCGAATCCGCCCGAAGGAAAAGAATTCTCCGAGTTTCTCGCATCGCATCTCGCTCGAACACCTGCGGAACCTCATGCAGCCGGGTGGGTTGTTGAAATGCTGAGCGTCAAAGACGAAGCGCTGGTGGAAATGATCCGAAATCGCTGTCAATTCCGGACTCGGACGGATCGAGGATTTCTTGACTGGGTTTCTGCGCTCACTTGCGAATCGGCTCCGGCTGCCACCAGTCCGGTTCAAACCGTCCGACGCGACTATTTACCGGACAATCTCCGCTCAATCATGCAACGAACAAACGGTACGCACCTGTACCGTTCGCTCTTTCAGATTTGGGATTTTGCCGATGCGCTCGACAATCAATCGCTGCACTGGGAACCGAGCGAGGATCGTCGACATGCCTACCAATGGAATCAACCAAGCGGAGACCCGACGCGTAAACGACGGGGTGGGATGCTCGGCGCAAATCGGCTCGCTTTAGAAGCGTGGCCCTTTTTCCCGCTGTTCCCAGTTCGAGAAAAAGCCACGACACGCGGTTTCCAAGGCACTCGTGCCAACGACATCACTTGGACTTGGCCGCTCTGGTCGTCACCGCTGTCCATCGACTCCATTGCAAGCCTGCTCAGTTTGGACTTCACCGAACAGCAGTCTGAATCGGCAGATGCGATGTTGGGATCGAAATATGCGATGCTGGGAATTGCAACTCGCTTCCAAACCCGCAGAATCCTTGTTGGGAAAACCCCCAATCTCACAGCCGCAATTGCCGTGGGATGA
- a CDS encoding MBL fold metallo-hydrolase: MREILSSDRPVDNAPYLKHHHAGLTIEGYSRAAVQSYWRVPELKIGFDLGAVPWDYTGTPTWFISHSHLDHIAALPVYVARRRMMRMEPPTIYLPAVVLDDVQRLLLIMQRLDRGRQLANLVGLEPGQEVELSREHVMTVFETTHTIPSMGCVIWDRRKKLREEYVGLPGEQIRDLRLSGVDITREVRVPLLGFTGDTSPAGIDNYPPIFEAKVLITELSFIREGHRREKIHKFGHMHLDDFIERKDRFQNELIVAGHFSTRYHADEIRKVLNRKLPEPLRSRLKIWL, from the coding sequence ATGCGCGAGATTCTGTCGTCCGATCGCCCCGTGGATAACGCTCCCTATCTGAAGCACCATCACGCGGGGCTGACGATCGAAGGCTACTCGCGCGCGGCCGTGCAGTCCTATTGGCGGGTCCCCGAATTGAAAATCGGCTTCGATCTCGGGGCCGTCCCCTGGGACTACACCGGCACGCCCACTTGGTTCATTTCCCATTCCCATCTGGACCATATCGCCGCTCTGCCCGTCTACGTCGCCCGCCGACGGATGATGCGCATGGAGCCGCCCACCATCTACTTGCCCGCAGTCGTCCTCGACGATGTGCAACGACTGCTGCTCATCATGCAGCGATTGGATCGCGGTCGCCAATTGGCCAATCTCGTCGGTCTGGAGCCCGGCCAGGAAGTCGAACTCTCCCGCGAACATGTCATGACGGTCTTCGAGACAACGCATACGATTCCATCGATGGGTTGTGTGATTTGGGACCGCCGCAAGAAGCTCCGGGAAGAATACGTCGGCCTGCCCGGTGAGCAGATCCGCGATCTGCGACTTTCTGGCGTGGACATTACCCGCGAAGTGCGTGTGCCGCTCCTCGGCTTCACCGGCGACACCAGTCCCGCCGGAATCGATAACTACCCGCCCATCTTCGAGGCCAAAGTCCTCATCACCGAACTGAGCTTCATCCGAGAAGGACACCGCCGCGAAAAAATCCACAAATTCGGCCACATGCACCTCGATGATTTCATCGAGCGCAAAGACCGATTCCAAAATGAACTGATCGTCGCCGGCCACTTCAGCACCCGCTACCACGCCGACGAAATCCGCAAAGTCCTGAACCGAAAACTCCCCGAACCACTTCGCTCGCGCCTCAAAATCTGGCTGTAA